A genomic window from Candidatus Kouleothrix ribensis includes:
- a CDS encoding NAD(P)/FAD-dependent oxidoreductase, translating into MPLADQTRYDAVVVGAGPNGLAAAITLARAGRSVLVLEAAPTVGGGTRSAELTLPGFTHDICSAVHPLGVGSPFFQSLPLHEHGLAWIHPPAPLAHPFDDGSAAVLQRSIGATGATLAGDAGAYWRLMAPLVRGWEQIASGVMGPLRLPRHPLALARFGLRAAWPARRLAEIWFRGDHARALFAGMAAHSILPLERAPSAAAGLVLAALGHRFGWPIPRGGAQTIADALASYLRELGGTIVTGARVATLAQLPPARTIMFDLTPRQLLQIAGERLPAGYRRALGRYRYGPGAFKLDWALDGPIPWRAPACTWAATVHLGGSLAEIAESERAAWAGRHAARPFVLLAQPSLFDHTRAPVGQHTAWAYCHVPHGSAFDMTERIEAQIERFAPGFRARILARSTMGPAAMEAYNANYIGGDINGGVQDLTQLFTRPTVSLTPYRTPVPGMYICSSSTPPGGGVHGLCGYFAAQAALHDDR; encoded by the coding sequence ATGCCGTTAGCAGACCAAACCCGGTACGACGCCGTGGTCGTCGGCGCGGGGCCGAACGGCCTGGCGGCGGCGATCACCCTGGCGCGCGCCGGCCGATCGGTGCTGGTGCTCGAGGCCGCGCCAACCGTCGGCGGCGGCACGCGCTCGGCCGAGCTGACATTGCCCGGCTTCACGCACGACATTTGCTCGGCAGTTCACCCGCTGGGCGTCGGCTCGCCGTTCTTCCAGAGCCTGCCGCTGCACGAGCACGGCCTCGCGTGGATTCACCCGCCCGCGCCGCTGGCCCACCCGTTCGACGACGGCAGCGCTGCCGTGCTGCAGCGCTCGATTGGCGCGACTGGCGCGACGCTCGCGGGCGATGCCGGCGCATACTGGCGCTTGATGGCGCCGCTGGTGCGCGGCTGGGAGCAGATCGCCAGCGGCGTGATGGGGCCGCTGCGGCTGCCGCGCCACCCGCTCGCGCTGGCCCGGTTTGGGCTGCGCGCAGCCTGGCCGGCGCGCCGGCTGGCCGAGATCTGGTTTCGCGGTGATCACGCCCGCGCGCTGTTTGCGGGCATGGCCGCGCACTCGATTCTGCCGCTCGAGCGCGCGCCCAGCGCTGCCGCCGGCCTCGTGCTGGCTGCGCTCGGCCATAGGTTCGGCTGGCCCATCCCGCGCGGCGGCGCGCAGACGATCGCCGACGCGCTGGCGAGCTACCTGCGCGAGCTGGGCGGCACGATCGTGACCGGCGCGCGGGTCGCGACGCTGGCACAGCTGCCGCCGGCCCGCACAATCATGTTCGACCTGACGCCACGGCAGCTGCTGCAGATCGCCGGCGAACGCCTGCCGGCCGGCTACCGCCGCGCGCTTGGGCGCTACCGCTACGGCCCTGGCGCATTCAAGCTCGATTGGGCGCTCGATGGGCCGATCCCCTGGCGCGCGCCCGCGTGTACTTGGGCCGCGACCGTGCATCTCGGCGGTAGCCTGGCCGAGATCGCCGAATCCGAGCGGGCGGCCTGGGCCGGCCGGCACGCCGCGCGGCCGTTTGTGCTGCTGGCGCAGCCGAGCCTGTTCGACCACACGCGCGCGCCTGTGGGTCAGCACACAGCCTGGGCCTACTGCCACGTGCCGCACGGCTCGGCCTTCGACATGACCGAGCGGATCGAGGCGCAGATCGAACGCTTTGCGCCGGGTTTCCGCGCGCGCATCCTGGCGCGTAGCACCATGGGGCCGGCCGCGATGGAGGCCTATAACGCCAACTACATCGGCGGCGATATCAACGGCGGCGTGCAGGATCTCACCCAGCTATTCACGCGCCCGACTGTGAGCCTCACGCCGTACCGAACGCCCGTGCCCGGCATGTACATCTGCTCGTCGTCGACGCCGCCGGGCGGGGGCGTGCATGGGCTGTGCGGCTATTTCGCGGCCCAGGCGGCCCTGCACGACGACCGGTGA
- a CDS encoding aminodeoxychorismate/anthranilate synthase component II has product MLLLLDNYDSFTYNLYQYLSELGAEVLVKRNDELTVGAVAALAPAQIVISPGPCTPNEAGISVPLIRELGGSVPILGVCLGHQSIGQAYGGAVVRAPMVMHGKLSQIHHAGAGVFAGLPNPFPATRYHSLIVRRDDLPACLEVTAWTDDGLIMGLRHRELAVQGVQFHPESIMTEAGKALLRNFLAT; this is encoded by the coding sequence ATGCTCTTGCTGCTCGATAACTACGACTCGTTCACCTACAATCTGTACCAATATCTGAGCGAGCTGGGCGCCGAGGTGCTGGTGAAGCGCAACGACGAGCTGACGGTTGGCGCGGTGGCCGCGCTGGCACCCGCGCAGATCGTGATCTCGCCGGGGCCATGTACGCCCAACGAGGCCGGCATCAGCGTGCCGCTGATCCGCGAGCTGGGCGGCAGCGTGCCGATCCTGGGCGTGTGCCTGGGCCACCAGTCGATCGGCCAGGCCTATGGTGGCGCGGTGGTGCGCGCGCCCATGGTGATGCACGGCAAGCTCTCGCAGATCCACCACGCCGGCGCGGGCGTGTTCGCCGGGCTGCCCAACCCGTTCCCGGCCACGCGCTACCACTCGCTGATCGTGCGGCGCGACGACCTGCCGGCCTGCCTGGAAGTAACCGCCTGGACCGACGACGGGCTGATCATGGGCCTGCGCCATCGCGAGCTGGCGGTGCAGGGCGTGCAGTTCCACCCCGAGTCGATCATGACCGAGGCCGGTAAGGCGCTGCTGCGCAATTTCCTGGCGACATAG
- a CDS encoding S9 family peptidase has translation MPTQRPTYPATPRRPVTDSYHGVAVTEDYRWLEHFDDPEVRGWSQAQNHHAQALLDAIAGRAAIELRLRTLYTAVSADYYGLKTCQGQIFAIKSQPPKEQPLLVLLASADDLASERVLLDPNRLDPSGSTTIDFYEPSLDGRLVAVSLSKHGSEDGTLHFYEVATGRELGDRIPRVTYPTAGGSVAWNADGSAIYYTRYPQGHERPPEDHDFFQQIYYHRLGTSTADDRYVLGEQFPRIAEIELHTTADGRYLLASVANGDGGEYAHYLRGPDDAWTQITQFEDQVVAAVFGPDDALYLLGHAGTPRGAILRLPLATPDLAFARIAVPERDVTIQTITPAQRRLYVTELDGGPSQVRVYDLSGAEQGLLPIAPISAVREVVVAGGDEVLIRSNSFTEPPAWLRFAPDSEELEQTALRAVAPADFGAVEVLRQFATSRDGTQIPLNIMRRKGIALDGNNPTVLYGYGGFGISFSPQFDLAASMWLDQGGVYVIANLRGGDEYGEQWHRAGRLLNKQNVFDDLIAAAGYLIDAGYTRPARLAIKGRSNGGLLMGAALTQRPDLFRAVVAYVGIYDMLRLELDPNGAFNVTEFGSVTDPEQFAALYAYSPYHRVVDGVAYPAVLLVTGDHDGRANPAHSRKMAARLQAATSSGLPVLLRTSANAGHGIGTSLNERIAEETDVYAFLFDQLGMDYAETAD, from the coding sequence ATGCCAACCCAGCGCCCAACCTACCCCGCCACGCCGCGCCGCCCGGTGACGGATAGTTACCACGGGGTAGCCGTGACCGAGGACTACCGCTGGCTGGAGCACTTCGACGATCCGGAGGTTCGCGGTTGGAGCCAGGCGCAGAACCACCACGCGCAGGCGCTATTGGACGCAATCGCTGGGCGAGCCGCGATCGAGCTGCGGCTGCGCACGCTCTACACTGCGGTGTCGGCCGACTACTACGGACTCAAAACGTGCCAGGGGCAGATCTTCGCGATCAAGAGCCAGCCGCCCAAGGAGCAACCGCTGCTGGTGCTGCTCGCATCGGCCGACGACCTGGCCAGCGAACGGGTGTTGCTCGACCCGAACCGGCTCGACCCGAGCGGAAGCACGACGATCGATTTCTACGAACCATCGCTCGATGGCCGGCTGGTGGCGGTATCGCTCTCCAAGCACGGCAGCGAAGACGGCACACTCCACTTCTACGAGGTTGCGACCGGCCGCGAGCTGGGCGATCGGATCCCACGCGTCACCTACCCGACCGCTGGCGGCAGCGTGGCCTGGAATGCGGACGGCAGCGCGATCTACTACACCCGCTACCCGCAGGGCCACGAGCGACCGCCCGAGGATCACGACTTCTTTCAGCAAATCTATTATCATAGGCTAGGGACATCGACGGCCGACGATCGGTATGTGCTGGGCGAGCAGTTCCCGCGTATCGCCGAAATTGAACTCCACACGACAGCGGATGGGCGCTACCTGCTGGCGAGCGTGGCGAATGGCGACGGCGGCGAATATGCCCACTATCTGCGCGGCCCTGACGACGCATGGACGCAGATCACCCAATTTGAGGATCAGGTGGTTGCGGCCGTGTTTGGCCCCGACGATGCGCTGTATCTGCTTGGGCACGCCGGCACGCCGCGCGGCGCGATCCTGCGCCTGCCGCTGGCCACGCCGGATCTGGCGTTTGCGCGAATTGCCGTGCCCGAGCGTGATGTGACGATCCAGACGATTACCCCGGCGCAGCGGCGGCTGTATGTGACCGAGCTGGACGGTGGCCCCTCGCAGGTGCGCGTCTACGATCTGTCCGGGGCCGAGCAGGGGCTGCTGCCGATCGCGCCGATCTCGGCCGTGCGCGAAGTGGTGGTGGCCGGCGGCGACGAGGTGCTGATCCGCAGCAACAGCTTCACCGAACCGCCGGCGTGGTTGCGCTTTGCGCCCGATTCGGAAGAGCTGGAGCAAACCGCGCTGCGGGCGGTCGCGCCGGCCGATTTCGGCGCTGTCGAAGTGCTGCGCCAGTTCGCGACATCGCGCGACGGCACACAGATCCCGCTGAACATCATGCGCCGCAAGGGGATCGCGCTCGACGGCAACAACCCAACCGTGCTCTATGGCTATGGCGGCTTTGGGATCAGCTTCTCGCCGCAGTTCGATCTGGCCGCCAGCATGTGGCTCGACCAGGGTGGCGTCTATGTGATCGCGAATCTGCGCGGCGGCGACGAGTATGGCGAGCAGTGGCATCGCGCCGGGCGCCTGCTCAACAAGCAAAATGTCTTCGACGACCTGATCGCGGCGGCCGGCTACCTGATCGATGCGGGCTACACGCGGCCGGCGCGGCTGGCGATTAAGGGCCGCAGTAATGGCGGGCTGCTCATGGGCGCGGCGCTCACCCAGCGGCCCGACCTGTTTCGCGCGGTGGTTGCGTATGTTGGCATCTACGACATGCTGCGGCTTGAGCTCGACCCAAACGGCGCATTCAACGTCACCGAGTTTGGCAGCGTGACCGACCCCGAGCAGTTTGCCGCGCTGTACGCCTACTCGCCGTACCATCGGGTTGTGGATGGTGTGGCCTACCCGGCCGTGCTACTCGTCACTGGCGACCACGACGGGCGGGCCAACCCGGCGCACTCGCGCAAAATGGCCGCGCGGCTGCAAGCGGCCACCAGCTCGGGGCTGCCAGTGCTGCTGCGCACCAGCGCCAACGCCGGCCATGGCATCGGCACGTCGCTGAACGAGCGCATCGCCGAAGAGACCGACGTATACGCCTTTCTATTCGATCAGCTGGGGATGGACTACGCCGAGACGGCGGATTAG
- the trpE gene encoding anthranilate synthase component I, translated as MEFKPSLDEIRGLRDQGNLCPIYAEILADLETPVSAFLKVARGPWSFLLESVEGGQHLARYSFIGAEPYLTLRFADGLAQAVQGGYKQTLPYTDPLTVLGSYLREYRPVRLADLPRFVGGAVGYATYEMVARFERLPVPEQRAYSIPEGMWQFVDTLLAFDHLKHKIKVIAHVHLDADDLAAEYARACAKIDELIARLAQPLAAADRRPAITEAASAGPSPVSSNVTQAEYERRVLKAKEYIAAGDIFQVVPSQRFSRPVSVDSFTIYRALRTINPSPYMFYLRTPEGELVGASPELLVRVEDGLVTTHPIAGTRWRGADEHEDRALAEELLADEKERAEHLMLVDLGRNDIGRVSQPGTVSVPEFMFVEKFSHVMHLVSHVTGRLRQDMSALDALRACFPAGTVSGAPKIRAMELIAELEGQQRGIYAGAVGHVGFNGDLDTCIALRTMIVKDGVAYVQAGGGVVADSDPTAEFNESYNKAAALLRAIEVAETLAAA; from the coding sequence ATGGAGTTCAAGCCCTCGCTCGACGAAATTCGCGGGCTGCGCGACCAGGGCAACCTGTGCCCGATCTACGCCGAGATTCTGGCCGATCTCGAGACGCCGGTGTCGGCGTTTCTGAAGGTTGCGCGCGGGCCGTGGAGCTTTCTGCTCGAGTCGGTCGAGGGCGGGCAGCACCTGGCGCGCTACTCGTTCATTGGCGCCGAGCCATACCTGACGCTGCGCTTCGCCGATGGGCTGGCCCAGGCCGTGCAGGGCGGCTATAAGCAGACGCTGCCGTACACTGATCCGCTGACGGTGCTGGGATCATACCTGCGCGAGTATCGCCCGGTGCGCCTGGCCGACCTGCCACGCTTCGTGGGCGGCGCGGTGGGCTACGCCACCTACGAGATGGTCGCGCGCTTCGAGCGCCTGCCGGTGCCCGAGCAGCGCGCCTACAGCATCCCCGAGGGCATGTGGCAGTTCGTCGACACGCTGCTGGCCTTCGATCACCTGAAACATAAGATCAAGGTGATCGCGCATGTCCACCTCGACGCCGACGACCTGGCGGCCGAGTATGCGCGCGCCTGCGCCAAGATCGACGAGCTGATCGCCCGGCTGGCGCAGCCATTGGCGGCGGCCGATCGCCGGCCGGCGATCACCGAGGCGGCCAGCGCCGGACCGTCGCCGGTCAGCTCGAACGTGACCCAGGCCGAGTACGAGCGGCGCGTGCTGAAGGCCAAAGAGTACATTGCGGCTGGCGACATCTTCCAGGTGGTGCCGTCGCAGCGCTTCAGCCGGCCGGTGTCGGTCGACTCGTTCACGATCTACCGCGCGCTGCGCACGATCAACCCCTCGCCGTATATGTTCTACCTGCGCACCCCCGAGGGCGAGCTGGTCGGCGCGTCGCCCGAGCTGCTGGTGCGCGTCGAAGACGGCCTGGTGACCACTCACCCGATCGCCGGTACGCGCTGGCGCGGCGCCGACGAGCACGAGGATCGCGCGCTGGCCGAGGAGCTACTGGCCGACGAGAAGGAGCGCGCCGAACACCTGATGCTGGTCGATCTGGGCCGCAACGACATCGGGCGCGTATCGCAGCCCGGCACCGTCAGCGTGCCCGAGTTCATGTTCGTCGAAAAATTCAGCCACGTCATGCACCTGGTGAGCCACGTGACCGGCCGGCTGCGCCAGGATATGAGCGCGCTCGACGCGCTGCGGGCCTGCTTCCCGGCCGGCACCGTCAGCGGCGCGCCCAAGATCCGCGCCATGGAGCTGATCGCCGAGCTCGAGGGCCAGCAGCGCGGGATCTACGCCGGCGCGGTCGGCCACGTCGGCTTCAACGGCGACCTCGACACCTGCATCGCTCTGCGCACCATGATCGTGAAAGACGGCGTGGCATATGTGCAGGCCGGCGGCGGCGTGGTGGCCGATAGCGACCCGACCGCTGAGTTCAACGAGAGCTATAACAAGGCCGCCGCACTGCTGCGCGCGATCGAAGTGGCCGAGACGCTGGCAGCGGCGTAG
- the trpS gene encoding tryptophan--tRNA ligase: MPTNTKPRLLTGDRPTGRLHLGHYVGTLANRVKLQDNYDCFFLVADLHMLTTRTELERLRHTSENIRAVVLDNLSVGIDPNRSTYVLQSLVPQIAELQLIFSMLVTVPRLQRVPTLKEVMQDLEIEQPSIGLLAYPVLQAADILCVRANLVPVGKDQASHLEVTREIARRFNGLYGDTLPEPDTLIGDVPTLVGTDGQAKMSKSLDNAIYLSDDAKTVEQKVRGMYTDPNRVRADIPGRVEGNPVFQYHDAFNPNVDEVNDLKDRYRLGKVGDVEVKKKLAAAINNFLDPIRQRRADLERNPRIVEEVLIAGSARARAEADATLGLVKAAMGLSFGQ; this comes from the coding sequence ATGCCCACGAACACAAAACCTCGCCTGCTCACCGGCGACCGGCCGACCGGGCGCTTGCATCTGGGCCACTACGTTGGTACGCTGGCCAACCGCGTCAAGCTGCAAGATAACTACGATTGCTTCTTCCTGGTGGCCGACCTGCATATGCTGACCACGCGCACCGAGCTAGAGCGGCTGCGCCACACCAGCGAGAACATCCGCGCGGTGGTGCTCGACAACCTGAGCGTTGGGATCGACCCGAACCGCAGCACCTACGTGCTTCAGTCGCTGGTGCCGCAGATCGCCGAGCTACAGCTGATCTTCTCGATGCTGGTGACGGTGCCGCGGCTCCAGCGCGTGCCGACGCTGAAAGAGGTGATGCAGGATCTCGAGATCGAGCAGCCCTCGATCGGCCTGCTGGCCTACCCGGTACTGCAAGCCGCCGACATCCTGTGTGTGCGCGCCAACCTGGTGCCGGTCGGCAAGGACCAGGCCTCGCACCTGGAGGTAACCCGCGAGATCGCCCGGCGCTTCAATGGGCTGTACGGCGACACGCTGCCCGAACCCGATACGCTGATCGGCGATGTGCCGACGCTGGTTGGTACCGACGGCCAGGCTAAGATGAGCAAAAGCCTCGATAACGCGATCTACCTGAGCGACGATGCCAAGACTGTCGAGCAGAAGGTGCGCGGCATGTATACCGACCCGAACCGCGTGCGCGCCGACATCCCCGGCCGGGTCGAGGGCAACCCGGTGTTCCAGTATCACGACGCGTTCAACCCGAATGTCGATGAGGTCAACGACCTGAAGGATCGCTACCGGCTCGGCAAAGTCGGTGATGTGGAGGTTAAGAAGAAGCTGGCGGCGGCGATCAATAACTTCCTCGACCCGATCCGCCAGCGCCGTGCCGATCTCGAGCGCAACCCGCGCATCGTCGAAGAGGTGCTGATCGCCGGCAGCGCGCGCGCCCGCGCCGAGGCCGATGCGACGCTAGGGCTGGTGAAAGCGGCGATGGGCCTTAGCTTTGGGCAGTAG
- a CDS encoding TrpB-like pyridoxal phosphate-dependent enzyme, whose product MDTIKYVLSEDQMPTSWYNIAADLPGPPPPPLHPGTGQPIGPDDLAPLFPIELIMQEVSTAPKIDIPEEVQSVYRQWRPTPLYRARRLERALDTPAKIYYKYEGVSPAGSHKPNTAIPQAYYNKQAGVKRLATETGAGQWGSSLALAGALFGLEVVVYMVKVSYGQKPYRRALMETFGAKVIASPSDTTNAGRQILAEHPHSSGSLGIAISEAVEVAAGDPDTKYALGSVLNHVLLHQTVIGQEALAQLEMAGDYPDIIVGCTGGGSNFSGIAFPFIGAKLRGERNVRVVAVEPAACPSLTKGRYAYDFGDTGHLTPLVKMHTLGSTFVPPGIHAGGLRYHGMAPLVSHLLDIGQIEASAVQQLDAFAAGVQFARAEGILPAPEANHAVAGAIAEALACKQSGESKTILFNLCGHGHFDMSAYMDYMAGKLENFEYPEEEIAMALAGLPSVG is encoded by the coding sequence ATGGACACCATCAAGTACGTTCTGTCGGAAGATCAGATGCCCACGAGCTGGTACAACATCGCGGCCGACCTGCCCGGCCCACCGCCACCGCCGCTGCACCCCGGCACCGGCCAGCCGATCGGGCCAGACGACCTGGCGCCGCTGTTCCCGATCGAGCTGATCATGCAGGAGGTCAGCACCGCGCCCAAAATCGACATCCCCGAGGAGGTGCAGTCGGTGTATCGGCAGTGGCGCCCAACCCCGCTGTACCGCGCGCGCCGGCTGGAGCGCGCGCTCGACACGCCGGCCAAGATCTACTACAAGTACGAGGGCGTCAGCCCGGCCGGCTCGCACAAGCCGAATACCGCCATCCCACAGGCCTACTACAACAAGCAGGCTGGCGTGAAGCGGCTGGCGACCGAGACCGGCGCCGGGCAGTGGGGTTCGTCGCTGGCGCTGGCCGGCGCGCTGTTCGGGCTCGAGGTGGTTGTGTATATGGTCAAGGTCAGCTATGGCCAGAAGCCCTACCGCCGTGCGCTGATGGAGACGTTTGGCGCCAAGGTGATCGCTAGCCCGAGCGACACGACCAACGCCGGCCGGCAGATCCTGGCCGAACACCCCCACAGCAGCGGCAGCCTGGGCATCGCAATCAGCGAGGCGGTTGAGGTCGCGGCCGGCGACCCCGACACCAAGTATGCGCTCGGCAGCGTGCTGAACCACGTGCTGCTGCACCAGACGGTGATCGGCCAGGAGGCGCTGGCGCAGCTCGAGATGGCCGGCGACTACCCCGACATCATCGTGGGCTGCACCGGCGGCGGCTCGAACTTCAGCGGCATCGCGTTCCCATTCATTGGCGCGAAGCTGCGCGGCGAGCGCAACGTGCGGGTGGTGGCGGTTGAGCCGGCCGCCTGCCCGAGCCTGACCAAGGGCCGCTACGCCTACGACTTTGGCGACACCGGCCACCTGACGCCGCTGGTGAAGATGCACACGCTAGGCAGCACGTTCGTGCCGCCGGGCATCCACGCCGGCGGGCTGCGCTACCACGGCATGGCCCCGCTGGTGAGCCACCTGCTCGACATCGGCCAGATCGAGGCCAGCGCAGTGCAGCAGCTCGACGCATTTGCGGCCGGCGTGCAGTTCGCGCGCGCCGAGGGCATTCTGCCGGCACCCGAGGCCAACCACGCCGTGGCCGGCGCGATTGCCGAAGCACTGGCATGCAAGCAGTCGGGTGAGTCCAAGACCATTCTGTTCAACCTGTGCGGCCATGGCCACTTCGATATGAGCGCGTATATGGACTATATGGCCGGCAAGCTCGAGAACTTCGAGTACCCCGAGGAAGAGATCGCCATGGCGCTGGCCGGCCTGCCGAGCGTTGGGTAA
- a CDS encoding RidA family protein: MPQIKFTNPTTMPAARGYSQVAEVGAGRTIYLSGQVSLDPSGALVGAGDLRAQTRQVFENVKAGLAAVGATFADVVKLTIYLTDASQVQIVRDMRDLYINTANPPASTLVEVRQLVNQAFLVEVDAIAHTAG, translated from the coding sequence ATGCCGCAGATCAAGTTCACGAACCCCACGACAATGCCGGCCGCACGCGGCTACTCGCAGGTGGCCGAGGTCGGCGCCGGCCGCACAATCTACCTGTCGGGCCAGGTGTCGCTCGATCCATCCGGCGCGCTCGTGGGCGCGGGCGATTTGCGCGCGCAGACGCGCCAGGTGTTCGAGAATGTCAAGGCCGGCCTCGCGGCCGTCGGCGCAACCTTCGCCGATGTGGTGAAGCTGACGATTTACCTGACCGATGCCAGCCAGGTGCAGATCGTGCGCGACATGCGCGACCTGTATATCAACACGGCCAATCCCCCGGCCAGCACACTGGTCGAGGTGCGCCAGCTGGTGAACCAGGCCTTTCTGGTCGAGGTCGATGCAATCGCGCACACTGCCGGCTGA
- a CDS encoding class I SAM-dependent methyltransferase, whose protein sequence is MGHNRRRRAAASTAWEPVADWYAGWVGAEGSQHHQQLAIPAVLDLLAAQPGEQILDVGAGTGVLAPAIAAAGAHYTGVDASPRLLAYARRRHGRSGHFVLGDAARLAELPELGAGRFDGAVFMLSVQDMEPLDAVLASAAGALRPGGRLVLLITHPCFRVPRQSGWGWDEARKLRYRRIDRYLTPLAVPMKSYGGGRGATRSYHRPLEAYVNGLAACGLRVDRLCELPTYKAAHTRAEDMAHREIPLFLGLRARRE, encoded by the coding sequence ATGGGTCATAATCGACGTCGCCGCGCGGCGGCTTCTACGGCCTGGGAACCTGTGGCCGATTGGTATGCAGGTTGGGTTGGCGCCGAGGGCAGCCAGCACCACCAGCAGCTGGCGATCCCCGCCGTGCTCGATCTGCTCGCGGCGCAGCCTGGCGAGCAGATCCTTGATGTTGGTGCAGGCACGGGCGTGCTGGCCCCGGCGATTGCAGCCGCCGGCGCGCACTATACCGGCGTCGACGCCAGCCCACGGCTGCTGGCCTACGCGCGGCGGCGGCACGGCCGCTCGGGCCACTTCGTGCTTGGCGACGCGGCGCGCCTGGCCGAGCTGCCCGAGCTTGGGGCCGGGCGCTTCGACGGCGCGGTGTTCATGCTGAGCGTGCAGGACATGGAGCCGCTCGACGCGGTGCTGGCCAGCGCGGCAGGCGCCCTGCGGCCGGGCGGGCGGCTTGTGCTGCTGATCACGCACCCCTGCTTCCGCGTGCCACGCCAGAGCGGCTGGGGCTGGGACGAAGCGCGCAAGCTGCGCTACCGGCGCATCGATCGCTACCTGACGCCGCTGGCGGTGCCAATGAAGAGCTACGGCGGCGGGCGCGGCGCCACGCGCAGCTACCACCGCCCGCTCGAGGCGTATGTGAACGGCCTGGCGGCGTGCGGGCTGCGCGTCGACCGGCTGTGCGAGCTGCCGACCTACAAGGCCGCACACACGCGCGCCGAGGACATGGCCCACCGTGAGATCCCGCTGTTCCTGGGCCTGCGGGCGCGGCGCGAGTAG
- a CDS encoding peptide chain release factor-like protein, protein MTDDPPFAEPLDRARLERDCDISFFVAGGPGGQHRNKVATGVRLTHRPSGLVIVATERRSQAANREVAFERLAERLRAMSVQQAPRVATRPSRAAVTRRLAAKQHRARIKQSRRPTHEE, encoded by the coding sequence ATGACCGATGATCCACCATTCGCCGAACCGCTCGACCGCGCGAGGCTCGAGCGCGACTGCGACATCAGCTTCTTCGTCGCGGGCGGGCCGGGCGGCCAGCATCGCAACAAAGTCGCCACCGGCGTACGCCTGACCCATCGCCCAAGCGGGCTTGTGATCGTCGCGACCGAGCGCCGCTCGCAGGCGGCCAATCGCGAGGTTGCGTTCGAGCGGCTGGCCGAGCGGCTGCGCGCTATGAGCGTGCAGCAGGCCCCGCGCGTGGCAACCCGCCCGAGCCGGGCGGCGGTGACGCGCCGGCTGGCAGCCAAGCAGCACCGCGCGCGCATCAAGCAGTCGCGCCGGCCCACGCACGAAGAGTGA
- a CDS encoding RNA polymerase sigma factor, with product MISVQESVEQVFRREHGRIIASLIRACGDFDLAEDALQDAFVQALGSWAERGVPDNPAAWLMTAARARALDRMRRAKVRAEKYALLSAWVVPDEGAFAMQEHSNGSALHDDRLRLIFTCCHPALNLDAQVALTLRTLGGLSTAEIARAFLVPEPTMAQRLVRAKHKIRTAGIPYQAPPDGQLAERLTAVLAVVYLIFNEGYAASAGDALIRRDLCAEAIRLGRLLAALMPEQPEVLGLLGLLLLHDARRGARISAAGAPVLLADQDRVNWDQAAISEGCAVVERALSMRRPGAYQVQAAIAALHAQAATPEQTDWPQIAALYSVLTTISPSPVVELNRAAAVAMAYGAEYGLALIDRPTVAGALDQYRWLHTTRGELLRRLARWDEATAAYTRALALSGNTAEQAFVTQQLAAIRAGGSTEP from the coding sequence ATGATCAGCGTACAAGAAAGTGTCGAGCAGGTGTTTCGCCGCGAGCACGGCCGGATCATTGCGTCGCTGATCCGTGCCTGCGGTGATTTTGACCTGGCCGAGGATGCGCTGCAAGACGCGTTCGTGCAGGCGCTTGGCAGCTGGGCCGAGCGCGGCGTGCCCGACAACCCGGCCGCCTGGCTGATGACCGCCGCGCGCGCCCGCGCGCTCGATCGCATGCGCCGCGCCAAGGTTCGCGCCGAAAAATACGCCCTGCTTAGCGCGTGGGTTGTGCCCGATGAAGGAGCGTTCGCAATGCAGGAGCACAGCAATGGCTCGGCGCTGCACGACGACCGCCTGCGGCTGATCTTTACCTGCTGCCACCCGGCGCTGAACCTGGACGCACAGGTTGCGCTGACGTTGCGCACGCTCGGCGGCCTGAGCACGGCCGAGATCGCCCGCGCATTTCTTGTGCCCGAGCCGACGATGGCGCAGCGGCTGGTGCGCGCCAAGCATAAGATCCGCACCGCCGGCATCCCCTACCAGGCGCCGCCCGACGGCCAGCTGGCCGAGCGGCTGACGGCGGTGCTGGCGGTGGTGTATTTGATCTTCAACGAGGGCTACGCAGCCAGCGCCGGCGATGCGCTGATTCGCCGCGATCTGTGCGCCGAGGCCATCCGGCTGGGGCGGCTGCTGGCCGCGCTGATGCCCGAACAGCCCGAGGTGCTTGGCTTGCTGGGGCTGTTGCTGCTGCACGATGCGCGGCGCGGCGCGCGCATCTCGGCTGCGGGCGCGCCGGTGCTGCTGGCCGATCAAGATCGGGTCAACTGGGATCAGGCGGCGATCAGCGAGGGCTGCGCGGTGGTCGAGCGCGCGCTGAGTATGCGCCGGCCCGGCGCGTACCAGGTGCAGGCGGCGATTGCGGCGCTGCATGCGCAGGCGGCAACGCCCGAACAGACCGATTGGCCGCAGATTGCGGCGCTGTACAGCGTGCTCACGACGATCAGCCCGTCGCCGGTGGTTGAGCTGAACCGGGCGGCGGCGGTGGCGATGGCCTATGGTGCCGAGTACGGGCTGGCGCTGATCGACCGGCCGACCGTGGCCGGCGCGCTCGATCAGTATCGCTGGCTGCATACCACGCGCGGCGAGCTGCTGCGGCGGCTGGCGCGCTGGGATGAGGCTACGGCTGCGTACACCCGCGCGTTAGCACTATCGGGCAACACCGCCGAGCAGGCGTTCGTCACGCAGCAGCTGGCGGCGATCCGGGCCGGCGGCAGCACCGAGCCGTGA